TGTACTGAATTATTGATTGCCTCGGAATATATTGTCTGCAAATATGGAAATTATGTTGTTGAGTATACTTAATTTTTAGTGTGTGTATTGCAGATAGCTCAAGAATTTGCTGCTTGTATCGGTTTACCAGATGGTACAATAGTGCAAGTTCGAGCTCATCCTAATGTGCCCAAGGCTAGCCTTGTCACAATCGAACCTGTTACTGAAGATGACTGGGAAGTTGTTGAGCTCAACGCTCAGAGTGCTGAGGCTGCTATCTTGAATCAGGTTTTTTCTCcctttgtttgtttttcctGGATTTTGATAATAAATAATAGGTTTCTTATTAAAAAGTAGGTTTTTGCACCGATTGTGTGGTTCAAGTTGTTATGGTTTTGGGTTTTATGAATGATCATTGATACCCTAATACTAATAGGCATGTTTTTTCTCAATAAATCAAACagggttatatatatatatatatatatatatatatatatatatatatatatatatatatataaaacttTGCCATGTGATTCTTTTCaccatttttaaattttaatacgCGAGGGCCAATTGGGATCGTGGGGAATATACCACTTGAAGAAGTGGAAGCAGAGGATCTTTGTGGATGACCATTAAAGAGAAAATATTGGTTCATGCAAGACTCGATCCTATTGAGATTAAGGCTTTGACACTATCGTTGAAATAAGTAAGGGCTTGTGTTGTTGTCTCTTTTGTTTGGTTGTTGAACAATTTGCCCAATCACTGTGAATTTTCACCTTCATATCAACTGTGTCGTAGGAAATGGGAGTTGTATTTGATCAGAGAGATGCTCCTATCCGTCTTGCGTTTGTTAAATATTCTcgttttatgctaaaattttcTAGTGTAGTTggtaaagtaaaaaaaatcaaattttggTTTCACCTCTGGCTGAAAAGATGGAATGCGTTGTGGAGAAAAAACCTGTATTTGGTCCACCGTCGGTGAAGAAGTTGTGAAATTTCACATCTTTGTCCATCTTGGAATTGTGTCTTTTGACTGACATTCATGTATTACTAGTGTTTTTTTGCTGAACCTGGGTCTGAAGTAATGTTATTTTAGGGTCAAACACTACCTAAAGAACCAAACCTAGTGTTGATTGAGTATGTGGAGTTATGAGGATTGCCAGTCACAAAATCACATGATACATTACATCCACAGCTCCACAGCTGGCATCTCGCAGTGAGTTTTTTTAACGTGTACATTCCAATCTATTGTGTTCGTGTAAACCTAATGAGCTAAATTTCTTCAAATGCTAATTTTCTGTTATTCTATTTTCAACAAACTTCTTGATTTGTTACTGGTAACTTCCTTTAAGTCAGCGCTGCTTATTTATATATTGAAGTGCTTATCAGAAAGTGTTTTGTGATTAACATAGGTACGGATTATCGAAGGAAAGATGAGATTTCCTTTGTGGTTGCATGGCCATCGAATTGTTACGTTTACCGTGGTCTCACTGGTGCCTGATAAAACTGTGGGTAAGGGATGATGGGTGCTTTGTCTGCTCTGGTTCTCTATTGTGCTTCCTCATGCTTCAGATTTGTTGGAGTTAAATTATCTAATAACTGAATCTGCTCCATAATGATATGGTTTTATGAGTATGTTAGTCTTCAGATTCACTGTCTGTGGTATAATTGAGGAACTAGTTGAAAACCTAATAAAATTGCAGTGGAAAATTCATCTCATGTTAAGTTCATTTCTAATTGATCAAATTAATAATAGCTTCATGTTTATTGTTTTCAAAAAAAGTTCCCTAGCTACAGTTTGCATGCACGCCAGTTGTGTTCCCAGTGACACAGTTTATGAAATTAGTTTCTTCTTTCATCCCACAATTTTTGGAAAATGCTTTGTATGTTGTTTTAAGACTTAcaattaatataaaatttagaaACTTCATGGACCAACACGGATTCCCTTTGTTTTAGACTTTTAGGCTTCATAAATTTAGGTTCCGAGTAAATTATAGTTTTTCTTGTAACTTTTTTCATGCTTATCTTTTTTGTTCGTCTATCAGGGTGATGAGCATAAAACTTAGAATTAATGAAAGAATGACTTGAGTAATAGCACCTTTTCTTTAGTACAAGTATGTGGTAAGGCAATTTGTTACATCCTGCTCCAGTGTTGTATGTATTGGAATAGTCATGGCAATGAAGATAAACCCTCATTTTCATGCAACGTTTTATGTGTGCTTGTGTTCGCGCGTGTATGCTacgtttttttccctttttgggGAGGGGGGATCTTTGTCTGCCTCCTTAGTTGTCTTCTGTATCTGAACTTTCAGTTGAAAGAAATTTGACATTTCCATTTCATGATGCTACTGGTTTATTGTACAATATTCTTGCAGTGCAACTTGTGGCAGGAGCTGAAGTTGCTGTTGCACCAAAGAGGCGTAGAAAACCTGCTGATCACAAAGACTCTTTAAATGGATCTCAATCTTTCCAAAAGGTGCTTTTGCGTGTTCAAGATCCAAAAAAGAGTTTGATTCACGATAGCCATCTAAAAGGAGGGATTGTGGGCATTGAGCTAACATCTATAGCTTTAATTCATCCAGAAACAGCCAAAATCTTTTTGTTTGACTCTCTTCATGTAGTTGTCATAATGCCTAGACGACCTTCAAAGAAGAAAATAGATAATTCTGGAAATAATAGTCTGAGGAAGCAGTTATCTTCTTCTGCAAAGGATCTTAGTGGTAAACTTACGACAGAGGAGAATGATTCTCGCTATGCAATAGTTCGCCTCGTATTCTCCGAGTCTGTTGCTAAAGGACACATCATGCTTTCTCAATCATTGCGTCGCTATCTGAGAGTAAGCTTTCACTCATGTATGTCGCCTCTCTGGTATTGCTTAACTTTTCTCATAGTGCAATTTCTTTCGCTTTTTGGAAGTTACTTTTTAATACTCCATACATGAAGTGTATTATTGCTATTGTTTTCTTTGACGCTGAGAACTAAGTAAGTAAGTTATCTTTGCTGAACTTCTGAAGGATCAAAGTCGTTGCTTTCCTATAGTATTTTACTGGTTGACAGGTGTGGAAGTGGTTGCCTTCTGGATCTTTGCAGCAATTTCTGGTTATAAGGAAATAATATTATAAGGGTTGTAGAATGATGATCAAGCAGCCCGTGTTGCAAACATTTACTGTATTAAGTTTTGTTAGATATTGCTGCAACATTTTCCTTGCAAATATTTGTTGTTGATATGGTGAATGGTATCTTCTATGTTCCTGGCTGTGTATCATGTTGACATTTACGCACTTATCCTGGATATGTCTAACTTAGATATCTTGTAATCATTATTAAGATTGATTATGATTTGTCACACTTTTGTTCAAATTTGTTTTTGTATAAATTTAAGCAATAGCATCGATTAGTCATTTTATGGCTTGAATACCTTGATCTAGCAACTTAAATATGTTTTTTCATGGCAGTTGCTTATGTTATTTGGccattatttaatgttttattaAAAGGCAGTAAATTCTTCAAAAGGGAACAGCCTGCAGGGTAATCACATTTTCCAATTGTCTACTGCAATTTGTATGTATTGTATTCtgtttttataaaattgttggtATTGCAGGGGTCCATATGCAAAGATATGCCAATGATCTGAAGAAAGATGttccttcattttctctctccccttgTCAGTTTATGCTGTTCCAAAATAGCCAGGATCCTCAAAACAATAGTGCAGAGATGCTTGATGACAGTTTTAATCTAGAAGATAAACTTTCACTTCATCAGTCTACTCGTGACATGGGTGGGCCAGATTGCTCATCACAAGAGGAACTTGTCTCTACTCTTATTGATGGATTAGCTGATACTGCAATTAAGGAGAGTGGTTTCCCTTCCAATGCTAAAGAGAGATTAAAGGGCCTCCTTTACTCCTGGATAGTGGCTCAGTTTGATGCTATTACTTCAATGGCTGGAGTAAAGGCTACTTCATTGATTTTGGGCCCTGCAACTTTTTTTCGCTTCAAATTGACAACTAGTAGTTGTGTTTCTGATGATAAATGGCAGTCATCAACTGACTCTTTAAGGGATGCAAGGATGATGTTGCAATCAGTAAATGAGATCTTGTACGTGTTAAACGTTTCTGATGAATCTTTGCCTGGTCAAAAGTATTGTGCTTATGAGCTTCCGATAGGAGATCAGGTCACTAGTGTACATGCTGTTTTGAGGGTATTTTCTGAAAATCTGAGCATCGGCAGCTTTCTGTCGTATGAGACTTGCAAAGACCATGTCTTTAACCAAATTACCGCTTCAACTATGTCTTCTTTGAGTTGGATGGGTATTGCAGCTTCAGATGTCATTAATAGTAGGTACTTCTTTATCTGATACAGGTTTATGTACATCGCTTCATATATAGGTCTTGGAACTTTACGTAAGAAAATTATTGGGGTGCTGTTTGGTTTAAGACTTTCAGCAGTATAAAAAGATAAAGAGTTTAACTTTTGTAGTTTCTGAGATTTCTAATTCTAGTTTGTCGTGCTTCCTTATTTAGCTTCTTGACATATTGTGAATTTCTTTGCTCAATTAATGGTGTCTTAGTCTCTCTTCAAAAGATTGTGATTGAAACAAAATTGTATGAAGGGAGTTGTTTCAGTTTTTTGTGCTCTATGCCGGATGAGTGAAGTTGTTCTTTCAATGCTCACTAATCATAAACTATTCTCTTCCCAGGGCTGACACTGCTGTTATCTCCTGCCTGTGGGACATGGCTTAGCAACCTCAACCTTCCATTACCTGGTCATGTCCTAGTGTATGGTCCCCCTGTAAGTTTGTAATCTCTTGTTTATTTCCCTAAGAGTAAATGATAATCAGCAATACTGCAAAAATAGTTTCTTATTTCTTCTTCAGCTAATACCATAAACATCCTCCCATCCACACAGTATTTCAAATTGACCTTTAATAAAAATACTTGTATGTGAGCTCTCACATAACGAGAATAATTGTCAAACCTACTCTTTCCTATTTGTTTGATTCATtttaaaaaagttattttcTGGAGAGTTACTCTCCTTTCCTTCTAGGTAATGGATGCTTAATTTGTCACCTGTGCACATTGGTAGGAGAAAAGAGGCTTAGAAGAATCTCCTTTTACAGGATAAAGCTCCATTTTGAATGATCATTGTTATTGAAGGATTTCTTTTTTCAACCCATGCCCTATAAGCATCTTCTTCTCGTATGTGGTGTTGTAAATATGTTTGCAATTTAGAAGAAAGGACTTTTTCTAGTCACCTTTTGAATCAGGTACTAAAAGAAGCTCTTTGCAAGGGCAAGACCAAAAGAGCCCTTTGCAATTTATAAAGAAGGATGTGTACGTTTGAACCCTTCTTCACCTCTCTCCCTAGCGTAGAGCCTCAGTTATGGCATTGAGGGTAGGTAGAATCATGCAAAACGTAACACGAAGTTTATCTTAGGCAGATAAATTAGTGAACAAAGCGCTGGAGCCTGGAGGAATATCTGGGCTCAATAAACTGTGTTTTTACTTGACGAACAACTTCAGAAAGTTAATCTCTTTGCAATTGTTGAATGTTGAAAGTTGATCATAAATGCATATTCTTGCATCTGATATTATATGATATGTAGTTTTCCAGCATGTGCTTAATTGACCTTGTTATTTAATTATCAGGGTTCTGGAAAAACAGTTTTAGCTTCAGCTGCTGCCAAATCCCTAGAGGAAAACAAAGACATCTTGGTGCACACGTATGCTTTTTCTTTTAACTTCTGACGCAACTCCTTTGTATTCAGTTTCTTAGTCTCTGgatatgttttttttctttggtaATGGAGGATGGCTTGTTCTCTATGGTCATAAGTTAATACTTTTTCTTCTAAAGAGATTTCTTCTTGTCTAAACAGATGTAGTAGCTTTAGTATTAGCTTCTGTACCCTCCCCTGGAACAATTTGCAGTATTGCTAAGTAAACATATCTTAAAGTTTTAAACTAATTGAGGTTCATGTTTCAGTGTTTTTGTTCCTTGCTCTACATTGGCTGTAGAAAAAGTCACGTCAATCCGTCAAATGCTATGTGATTATTTATCAGATGCCCTGGATAATGCACCATCTGTCGTCATATTTGATGATCTTGATAGCATTATTTCGTCCTCGAGCGATGCTGAAGGATCTCATACATCTGCATCTGTGGTTGCGCTTACGGAATTTATCACTGGGATCATGGATGAATATGGGGTAATGTGTATCTACTGATTGTTTAACTTTTTAATGCGCAATGGTTATATATTTTATGGCATGTACGACGTAGTAAATTCTTGAACTGTAAATTGCCATTTAGGTTGTAGAGGATAATTTCCTTGATCATTCAGTAGCTTAAGCAAGTAAAGCAACTCATATTTAAAACTTCTTGTTCCATAAATTCACGTGGAAGACAGTTTAACACCACACTATAGAGCAACCAAACACTCTTTTAAATAGTAAAAAGACTTGGTAGAtttttatgcatgctttaagtcaATCCCGTAAGTGCCAATTTTCAGAGAAGTTTTTCTCCTATTTGAGTATGCTTGTGATAAATCCATTTCTTTAACTGAAGGAAAGGAAGTATGAGTTTCTTATCTTGTTTATATAAAGCCTGACTTCTGGGATAActtcttttgttttcctttttctttcttttaaatAGGAAAAGAGAAACCAGTCATGTGGCCTTGGTCCTATAGCATTCATAGCTTGTGTTCGTGCTCTCGATAGCATACCTCAGTCACTGAGTTCCTCAGGTTATTTCCAATTTTTTGTTGAACCAACTTCATGTTAGGTAAATGTCGTCAGTTTTGTGTGTTTCTTTTGGTACCCTGATTCTTATTTGTCAACATTTGGAACATTCAGGGAGGTTTGACTTTCACATACAACTACCCGCTCCTTCTACCTCTGAACGTCTAGCTATTTTGAAGCATGAAATTCAGAAACGTTCTTTACAATGTTCAGAAAACGTGTTGCTAGATGTAGCAGGGAAATGTGATGGATATGATGCATACGATCTGGTAAGACACATTTTAAATAACCCTTTTTTTTATAGTTGgaatcataaatatgaaatgtagAGCTTTGTGCTTATCGAGCTTTCCAGTGATCCATTGACAATAATGCATCTTGTCTTTCATCTGCCACATTTGATTGCAAATATATTTGAAAGGAGGTATATCAAGGAAGTAGAAAAACTATAGGTTTCAATGATGCAGAATAAGTGAACAGTGAAGGCAATTTTCAATTGTAAAGAGAACTGGTAGCACATATTGACTTTAGGTGTCTCATTTTGCTTCCTAGGGCACTGGGTTTATCCTCATTTTTAAAGTATATGTTTATTAGTTGGTTATGATATTGTTACTTGTCCATTTAAGGATTCTTTCTTTCCAAGTCATAcaatataattttataatacatTTTATGGGACCTTCAGGTGGTTCTTTTCTTAAATTTCTCTAATGTTAGCATTGCTGTTGACTTAAAAATTCCTGACTGACGCTGTTAGTTTCcaagcccccccccccccccccctccccctccCCGTCATTTTAAGCTTCTGATTCTTCTATTCTTTCCCTTTTGTTGTGGGTTTCCGGCTTCCAGCCTTCTATATATAGTTTGCATCTTAAGAAAGAGTTGCTTTACTGCAGGGTACATTAGTTGATAGGAGCGTTCATGCAGCTATTGGTCGTTTTTTGCCTTCTCACGAGGCCTTGGAAAGGGTAAACCCGAGCTTAATTGCTGACGACTTTGCACAAGCTAGGCAAGATTTCCTTCCCGTTTCCATGCGTGATATTACCAAGTCACCATCTGAAGGTGGTCATGTTGGTTGGGAAGATATTGGTGGTCTAGGCGATGTTCGAGATGCCATCAAAGAGGTGAATATTTTCACCCTAATCCATGTAGCTTTTGGTTTATTATGAGATAGGATTTCATGTGGAATTCCATATGTCTATCTAACATATAGTTCTATGATTTCTATCTACACCTTATCCTCCTACAGAATGAGAAACTAGATGGTCTAGGACTATCAGTCATCCTGCATGGTTATATCACGGTTTTAGGGTGAATCTTTTCTTAACCGATTGGCATTATGATATAGTCTGTTTTCTACCGCTTTTGTATCAATTTATTGTTTAGAGGAACAAGAAAACATGATGGTCCTGGACCCTACAAGGATCCTATAACTGCTTCATGGAACATCTTAAAATTTGAGTGTTAAGCATAATAACtatacttgaaaataaaagcGTGATATTTTTAATCCCTTTTAAACATTTCCTTAATGacaaaatttgaaatttctGACAGAAATGCTACTTCCTCtggtttctttttgtttttccaCTTTGACTgggcacaactttgaccattaataactctaattagtaattacctattagtaaaagttataaaaagttgatatttgaaaACTATATATTGAGACGAAATTAACAAGATCGAACATGACTGTTTTCATTTATGTATAAAAGACTAACAAAGGTCAAATAGAAATATGTGAAGAGTGCCCAAAGTCAATATGGAACAACTAAAagaaaacagaggaagtacatACTTTGACATCTTCAGCTGGATGTTTCTGATGTTCTGAAATCTGAAGCTTTTAAGCATGTGATTCATTCAGCAATGTTGCCTGAATTAACTGACAAATATTTTATCCTTTTATGGCTGTAGTTTAGATGGTCCATTTTAATATAAATGTGGGTAGGCCATTGTGACAGCTTACATGTTTAGAAACTGGCCTTGTGAGATGCCCTAGTATAAGAATGAAAAGTCAATTCTAAATGAATTCTAGGCTGAATCAGTAAGTCAATACGTTCCAGGACACTTTGCTTCAGAGATCAGACTGCCCTTGTGCTCTTATGGTTGTTGATCGTGATTAGACGTCTGCAACCTTTGGGGTAAATGTTCTTTTATCTGAACAGCTATAGAGAGCATCATCATCTGACATTTTGCAATTATTTGTCAGCTTCCCACAATATTGAAGCATCTTTATTTAAATACTTCAAGTGATCCGTCTAGTGAATAGTGATCtctatctttctctctctctcatgtTGTATGGGTTTGGATTTGAAGtatcttgtttatttgttttcttGCTTGTTAACAGATGATTGAACTACCTTCAAAATTTCCAAATATTTTTGGTAAATCTCCTTTAAGGATGCGCTCAAATGTTCTGTTATATGGCCCTCCCGGCTGCGGAAAGACTCATTTTGTTGGGGCTGCCGCCGCTGCTTCTTCTCTCAGATTTATATCGATAAAAGGGCCTGAGCTGCTGAATAAATACATTGGTGCATCTGAACAAGCTGTAAGAACAACCATATATAttgttttccattttctttCCTTGCCAGTTGTAGATGCGCTTTGCAGAATTTGATGAATTAATGCACACTTGCACAGCAATTTGTTACTTCTCTTGCTGAAGTTTTCTTTGATTTGTTATTTCTCTTTGGTTTTTCCTCTGATTCAATTTTCAACCTAATTTTGTCTACACTTGCATCATTTGGGAATATCAAAGTGAGTTAGCTTCCTTCACCTGACTTTTATGATTAGTCTAGCTGGAATATTTTGGACTGTTGCCTGGATGGTGAACTTTCATTTCATACATTGGGTTGTATGAGTGACACATTTACACTTTTTGTCATGCGTTGCATACTATACCATCATCTTTGTAGTAGTTGTGAGCAGGGTATGATTGTAGGAAAAACTCGTCATTCATACTTTAATCTATTACAATGTTTTTCCAAATTGAATTACCAGGGCAAATGCTGCTATAACTTGTTGATGTATTATTACCAATTAGAATtagttgtggactttctatgaAGTCCATCTTGTTGATTTGTACTCTGTGCCTGTGTGACCCTTTTTTCTTTAATGATTGTACTTACTTTCAGGTTCGAGATGTGTTCTCCAAAGCAGCAGCTGCTGCTCCATGCCTTCTTTTCTTCGATGAATTTGATTCCATTGCCCCTAAGAGAGGGCATGATAACACTGGAGTCACTGATCGTGTTGTTAATCAGGTAATTTTTTTCATGCCATTGAGATATGCTGTCTGTTTCTGTAAACGTGAAAGACTAAAATTGTCTTGCCTTTTCTAACATCAGAAAACTGTCATTGTATTGCAGTTCTTAACTGAATTAGATGGTGTAGAAGTCTTATCTGGAGTATTTGTTTTTGCAGCGACAAGGTTAGTATTGCATTAACTCCTAGAGTCCTTGATGTTTACGTCAATCTTTCCTTTTGGGTTTCATTGTTCCTTCATTAGTGAAACAACAGTTAATGAACTAGGTCTAAGTAGGACATGATGTATGCATCTTGATGACTCGATATTTTACAGGAAGTACTTCCAAGAATATATAACCTACTAAGgaaaatatttaaatgtaaaatGAATAATTTTTGTTCTGGGTTAAGGAGAGGAGAGGGGATGTTTTTGTGGTAAACGGTCACTGGGAAGGTGAACCCTGCGTAAAATTTAATTGCTTCCTTTcctgttcttttttctttcccCGAGTTGTGCCTTTGGCTGTATGCTACCTTGATTTTACCTTGTTCCTTAATATCCAAATGACCTTGCTTATCTAAACAAGTCTTCCACCAAGCTGCTTGTCCATTAGCAAAATGGTCTACCCGAGCATGAACAGACAAGTTTGGTGGTACCTATGTCTCCACTTTGAATGTTGCATCGTTTCTGCTAATCTTTCCGATGCTACAAACTCCTGACCTTGGTATGGAAGTAAAGTATTTAGGTTGGTCATgaattttcatttgtttctgCCTGGGTTGGTGTCCTTTCACAAAACTTAATTTATGCACGCATAAGGCCTTACTTACGGGTCTTCTCTTCCTTCAGATGATTATTGATGGTGAAGAGAGAAGTTTGATACTTTGATCAAAATTCTTGATTTAGTTTGTGGGGATAATTTTCACTGATGTGCAGGTGGGATGGGGCCGGGGAGCTGCAGCAGTTAGTGCGTAAACAAAATTATGTTTGGTGCATTAGTAGTTAGGTTTAGGAAATGTTGGTAGTTGGTGTTATCTGATCGTCCATATTCTATTATCATCTGATGTCCAGCCTTTTGGCTCACTGCTTGGCAAGAATCATGAGGTTGACCTGTATGGTGTGTGCTGCCTCGATAGGAAATCTGGTTAGCCTCTTTTGTATTTGTGACGTTGCAGAAGAAACTTTGGTTATTAGTTCTTCCCTACCTCTTTTCCCTATgtactttttatattttatctTCATTACTATGAGTTCTGATTTTCTAGGTTAAGCATACATAAGAAGATCTTGGAAATATCCAAAGATGACAAAGTGACTAAATATGCCATTCAACATAACGGCCCTTGGGGCATTTTGGGAAAGAAAAATGGATGAAATAATTGGATAGGGAGTGTTTGTTTCCTTTCTGCTCCTTATTGATGACTTATCAAGTGTCCTTGTTTCCTAGAGTAGGTACCGACTTACCGACATGTTCTAGGATCTACAGACTCTCTTGTAGGTATGCTCGATATGCTACGCGTAGATCCTACCTGCGGCGTGGTAATGCTTTGAGTAATGCCCCAGGTAAAGCTTCTTGGTAGAATGTTTACATACCTAAAAAATCTGGGGGTCTGGAACACTGCAGCTTTGGGAAAACATGTATGGGCTGTTATCTGAAAACAGGATAAGCTTTGGGTAAAGTGGGTGCACTCAGTAGTCCGTAGATTTGAATTGGAAAAAGAAATGTGGTGTTAGAGATATAATTAATGGTGTGATGAGGCCTGATTAAATGGGGCCTGGTAGTAGTTTCCCTATAAAGAAATTCCATGAGCTCATGTTTCAGCAAGCCTCCAGATGCAACTGTGCTCTAGTGGTTTGGCAGAGAATGGCTTTACCTAACCGCAGGTTCATTGTTTGTGTAGCTATTCAGCAAAAGTTGCCCAAAATGATAGGCTTTACAGAAATGGAATGAGC
This sequence is a window from Spinacia oleracea cultivar Varoflay chromosome 1, BTI_SOV_V1, whole genome shotgun sequence. Protein-coding genes within it:
- the LOC110791702 gene encoding peroxisomal ATPase PEX1 isoform X1, with the translated sequence MELEVRVVAGVENCHVSLPLSLLQTLESTHPDHRLPHFLPLQLHSLSSDRLWHVAWCGSSSSSPAIEIAQEFAACIGLPDGTIVQVRAHPNVPKASLVTIEPVTEDDWEVVELNAQSAEAAILNQVRIIEGKMRFPLWLHGHRIVTFTVVSLVPDKTVVQLVAGAEVAVAPKRRRKPADHKDSLNGSQSFQKVLLRVQDPKKSLIHDSHLKGGIVGIELTSIALIHPETAKIFLFDSLHVVVIMPRRPSKKKIDNSGNNSLRKQLSSSAKDLSGKLTTEENDSRYAIVRLVFSESVAKGHIMLSQSLRRYLRVSFHSWVHMQRYANDLKKDVPSFSLSPCQFMLFQNSQDPQNNSAEMLDDSFNLEDKLSLHQSTRDMGGPDCSSQEELVSTLIDGLADTAIKESGFPSNAKERLKGLLYSWIVAQFDAITSMAGVKATSLILGPATFFRFKLTTSSCVSDDKWQSSTDSLRDARMMLQSVNEILYVLNVSDESLPGQKYCAYELPIGDQVTSVHAVLRVFSENLSIGSFLSYETCKDHVFNQITASTMSSLSWMGIAASDVINRLTLLLSPACGTWLSNLNLPLPGHVLVYGPPGSGKTVLASAAAKSLEENKDILVHTVFVPCSTLAVEKVTSIRQMLCDYLSDALDNAPSVVIFDDLDSIISSSSDAEGSHTSASVVALTEFITGIMDEYGEKRNQSCGLGPIAFIACVRALDSIPQSLSSSGRFDFHIQLPAPSTSERLAILKHEIQKRSLQCSENVLLDVAGKCDGYDAYDLGTLVDRSVHAAIGRFLPSHEALERVNPSLIADDFAQARQDFLPVSMRDITKSPSEGGHVGWEDIGGLGDVRDAIKEMIELPSKFPNIFGKSPLRMRSNVLLYGPPGCGKTHFVGAAAAASSLRFISIKGPELLNKYIGASEQAVRDVFSKAAAAAPCLLFFDEFDSIAPKRGHDNTGVTDRVVNQFLTELDGVEVLSGVFVFAATSRPDLLDAALLRPGRLDRLLFCDFPSLHDRLDILTVLSRKLPLADDVDLGAIAYVTNGFSGADLQALLSDAQLAAVQELLDSGYDGKSGESPVITDKLLKSIASKAKPSVSESEKQRLQAIYNQFLDAKRSIAAQSKDAKGKRATLA
- the LOC110791702 gene encoding peroxisomal ATPase PEX1 isoform X2, with translation MRFPLWLHGHRIVTFTVVSLVPDKTVVQLVAGAEVAVAPKRRRKPADHKDSLNGSQSFQKVLLRVQDPKKSLIHDSHLKGGIVGIELTSIALIHPETAKIFLFDSLHVVVIMPRRPSKKKIDNSGNNSLRKQLSSSAKDLSGKLTTEENDSRYAIVRLVFSESVAKGHIMLSQSLRRYLRVSFHSWVHMQRYANDLKKDVPSFSLSPCQFMLFQNSQDPQNNSAEMLDDSFNLEDKLSLHQSTRDMGGPDCSSQEELVSTLIDGLADTAIKESGFPSNAKERLKGLLYSWIVAQFDAITSMAGVKATSLILGPATFFRFKLTTSSCVSDDKWQSSTDSLRDARMMLQSVNEILYVLNVSDESLPGQKYCAYELPIGDQVTSVHAVLRVFSENLSIGSFLSYETCKDHVFNQITASTMSSLSWMGIAASDVINRLTLLLSPACGTWLSNLNLPLPGHVLVYGPPGSGKTVLASAAAKSLEENKDILVHTVFVPCSTLAVEKVTSIRQMLCDYLSDALDNAPSVVIFDDLDSIISSSSDAEGSHTSASVVALTEFITGIMDEYGEKRNQSCGLGPIAFIACVRALDSIPQSLSSSGRFDFHIQLPAPSTSERLAILKHEIQKRSLQCSENVLLDVAGKCDGYDAYDLGTLVDRSVHAAIGRFLPSHEALERVNPSLIADDFAQARQDFLPVSMRDITKSPSEGGHVGWEDIGGLGDVRDAIKEMIELPSKFPNIFGKSPLRMRSNVLLYGPPGCGKTHFVGAAAAASSLRFISIKGPELLNKYIGASEQAVRDVFSKAAAAAPCLLFFDEFDSIAPKRGHDNTGVTDRVVNQFLTELDGVEVLSGVFVFAATSRPDLLDAALLRPGRLDRLLFCDFPSLHDRLDILTVLSRKLPLADDVDLGAIAYVTNGFSGADLQALLSDAQLAAVQELLDSGYDGKSGESPVITDKLLKSIASKAKPSVSESEKQRLQAIYNQFLDAKRSIAAQSKDAKGKRATLA